ATTGCTCGCAACAAAAACCAGCATCTAATTGACCCATCTTGAGAGCAAAAAGCACTTTCGGAGGAGGCATCCTTCTGATTTTTTTCAATATTTTACTTTCATCAAGATGATACTTATCTATCATTTTATGGAGTAGCACATCCGGAGGGCTTCCTTCCCTGGGACATCCTATATGAATATCTGATTTTTCTAAATCCTTGATGGCTTTTATCTTTTTGGGGTCAACAAGCAACCCATAGCCATACTTATGCATGCCAGCAACGACCTTTAGTGGCACCTTACCATTAGCATAAGCAATTATTGCTGGTATTAAACAGATGTAAGCAACTTTAATATCACCTCTGGTTAAGGCTGCAGCAAGAGCCATACCTGTTATATAGTTATCAAAAGCAGTGATGTTTAAACCTTCCGCTTTAAACCAGCTTCTATTTCTTGCTATGTGGGCACAGGCAGCATGATCCACAAATTCCACCGCCATGCCTATTGCCAGCCTTTCCTGGGCAAAAGTGACAGAAGAGGAAAGGCAAAGAAACAGCCCAACAATTAGCAGCCCAAATTCTTTAGATTCTTTAAAGACATTCATAGGAGAACCTCGGAAAATCGGTAGTGAAGCTGGAGGAAACACCAGTCAGCCTCAACATCATCCGCCATCTTTTTGGCAAAAGAACTTGCTGATCCAAGGACCGGGTTGTTAAAAATCATTATGAAGGAATCTATTGTGCCCAATAAAAGAATGGCTTCAGTTTTATGGTTATATACATTCGGGAATAACGATTGTCAAGACAAGGACATGAGCTGCAATTGGAGGCGTTATAATGCGAAGAAAAACAAGGTCCGGATTTAAGCCATCCAGCAAAGACCTGAGTCCGGCTGACGTTGCGGTCAGAAAGGGCGGCTATGAATTAAAGGGACGGATGTGGATAGAAGGTGCAAGCGGGACCTTTCTCGGTTATGGCAGGGTGGTGCTTCTTGAGCGCATATCTGAATTTGGTTCTATCTCAAAAGCGGCAAAATCAATGGGTATGTCCTACAGGCACGCCTGGGAGCTTGTGGATTCCATTAACCGCCAGGCCAGGCGGCCTCTTGTTGAAACTTCTGTCGGAGGTAAGAAGGGAGGGGGAGCAAAGCTCACCGAGGCCGGGAAAGAGGCGGTTGAAGGCTTTTGGAACATCTATGAAAAATTTAAGCATTTTTTGGAAAAAGAAGGAGCATCCCTCCAATTCTAGTCACGCCATGATCCATTACCTGGGCCGTCTCTAATATTCCGGAGGCATATTCTTAAGCTGGGCCAGGGAAAAGACAGGGCCGTCCTTGCACACAAACTTGTCGCCGATATTGCAGCGGCCGCACATGCCGATACCGCACTTCATGCGCATTTCCAGGGAGAGGATGATCCTCTCCGGAGGAAACCCTACTTTCTCAAGGACAGGCTGAGTAAACTTGATCATGATGGGCGGGCCGCATACAATGGCAACGGCATCATCT
The window above is part of the Deltaproteobacteria bacterium genome. Proteins encoded here:
- a CDS encoding nitrate ABC transporter substrate-binding protein, which encodes MAVEFVDHAACAHIARNRSWFKAEGLNITAFDNYITGMALAAALTRGDIKVAYICLIPAIIAYANGKVPLKVVAGMHKYGYGLLVDPKKIKAIKDLEKSDIHIGCPREGSPPDVLLHKMIDKYHLDESKILKKIRRMPPPKVLFALKMGQLDAGFCCEQFPTMGEELGFKVLLTAKDLWPDMQGSVLVVKKDLITDHPEIVKKLVKITERGIQYIHEHPKDAATIAAGALTVAGEKVLPLKIGKIAAGLEITPQVILRSLTTRMECTTDIDPEQIQKSIDYMAKLGYIKWFKAQEILDLRYIYIK
- a CDS encoding ModE family transcriptional regulator, with the translated sequence MRRKTRSGFKPSSKDLSPADVAVRKGGYELKGRMWIEGASGTFLGYGRVVLLERISEFGSISKAAKSMGMSYRHAWELVDSINRQARRPLVETSVGGKKGGGAKLTEAGKEAVEGFWNIYEKFKHFLEKEGASLQF